In Primulina huaijiensis isolate GDHJ02 chromosome 4, ASM1229523v2, whole genome shotgun sequence, the DNA window TGTATTCATCGGTTTCCTTAAAATTTTCTCGTTCACCAATCATACAGCTCTCCACAGAATCCATAGTGTGTTCATTTTCAGCTTTGTTTCTCTTCTGCAACTGGTGCAAATGTTGAGCTTCTTCAGCCTACAAAAGAACGAGTAAATCATCTCTAAAACTATCTCTATTGGGCAAGTAAACTACATTCACCGAATCACAACACAAGTTGAGACTAAAAAGAGGATAAAAACATATGTCAACGCTTTTCAGATAAGAGGATTTATACAAAACAGGAAACAATATAAACCTGGATTTTTAGCGCTTGTTGCCGGGAAGCCCGTCCTTCCTCCAGAGCTCTTTTGTATTCATCAGTTTCCTTGAACTTTTCTCTTTCGCAAAGCATACAACTCTCCGCAGAATCCACAAAGTGTCCATTTTCAGGATGAAAGTCGCCATCTTTATCCTCCTCTCCACTATTTGATACAGATTCATCCAGTCCAACTTTTGCATCATTAATATGTAAATTTATGTTTCCGGATAATGGTATAACATCAACTGTCCGCCTAATTTCCCTATGACACCCTTTCGTGATGCCATCTCTTGATCCCAATAAGGAATTTTGAAACCAGGATGACTCTCCAGAGACAGACTCGACTGCATCACTTGAAGGAGTGCAACTGCAATTCATTTGTTTACCTGGTAATGTAGAACTTATAAACGAAGATCTTACAGATGTTAAATTATATGTCTTCTCAAGACTTTCGGATTCATGCGAGTCACAAGATTCCAAATGCTCCATTTCATTAACACGTCCAGTAGCAGTAACATAGGACTCCCTGAACTCATGGGTNtttttaaaaaaatgaattcatCAAGTTTATTTGAAATACTATTgacattgttaaaaaaaatatcccttcacttattattatttgaaatactATTGAcatggttaaaaaaaatatccctTCACTTATTAGAGGATCTATATATCTGTTGTGTTATTAGGCCATTTGTTTTAACCAATGTGAAAGTGATGTAATAAATACACTTGAGaagtcattttaaaaaaaaaatagtcaattggggttaaaaaaatatatacccTTTTAACTTATTAGAGCATCTATATTGGTAGTGTTATCTATATGAGTCTTGTTATTAGGGCATTGGTGTTAATCAATTTGAAAGTGATGTTATAACACACATCGACAAGTGATCAAGTAAACT includes these proteins:
- the LOC140974927 gene encoding uncharacterized protein; the protein is MEHLESCDSHESESLEKTYNLTSVRSSFISSTLPGKQMNCSCTPSSDAVESVSGESSWFQNSLLGSRDGITKGCHREIRRTVDVIPLSGNINLHINDAKVGLDESVSNSGEEDKDGDFHPENGHFVDSAESCMLCEREKFKETDEYKRALEEGRASRQQALKIQAEEAQHLHQLQKRNKAENEHTMDSVESCMIGERENFKETDEYKRAMEEEWAFRQQALKIQAEEAQHLRRLQKRRKAESMRLMDMKRRQKERIEEMRSTQKKDEENMNLKEVIRAEVRKELNKLEMACQNMSSLLHSFGIQIEGWPNPSPQEVV